One window of Populus nigra chromosome 5, ddPopNigr1.1, whole genome shotgun sequence genomic DNA carries:
- the LOC133695107 gene encoding rab escort protein 1-like, giving the protein MGEPPPYPQIEPTTFDLIAVGTGLAECIVAAAASASGKTVLHLDSNPFYGSHYSSLSVPELTSFLISNSTASSPPSSTSTTTDSLDYSIVNLTTQLVYSDVEISCFYPELLEENLRKFNLDLCGPRVLFCADKSIDLMLKSGASNYVEFKSIDASFVGDGNGKLWNVPDSRAAIFKDKSLTLMEKNQLMRFFKLVQGHLDATVAAGSSGNDGIGNRNDEEEGKTKISDEDLERPFVEYLSKMRLPPKIRSIILYAIAMADYDQDDMGVCQNLLKTKDGIDRLALYQSSVGRFTNASGALIYPIYGQGELPQAFSRRSAVKGCIYVLRMPVTALLMEKDSGSYKGVRLASGQDIFSQKLVLDPSFTLASPSTSPSDLLHESFNFLSTRDVKGKVARGICITRNSLKPDTSNLLVVYPPRSLYPEQITSIRALQISGNLAVCPLGMFVLYLSALCDDAIQGKRLLHAAMNALLTFPDSVNSESSSTVQSENTEEKPSVIWSGLYIQEMSTGQFDSINFAPMPDGNLNYNDILDAALKLFQEMYPNEENFSETTPPENSEDDIELTLET; this is encoded by the exons ATGGGTGAGCCCCCACCATACCCGCAAATTGAACCAACTACCTTCGACCTGATTGCTGTGGGCACTGGTTTAGCAGAATGCATTGTTGCTGCTGCAGCTTCTGCTTCTGGAAAAACTGTCCTTCACCTTGACTCTAACCCATTCTATGGGTCCCATTACTCCTCTCTCTCGGTCCCGGAACTCACATCTTTCCTTATTTCCAATTCTACAGCTTCCTCACCACCATCTTCCACCTCAACCACAACTGACAGCCTTGATTACTCGATTGTAAATCTCACCACTCAGCTGGTATATTCAGATGTTGAGATTTCCTGTTTTTATCCTGAACTATTGGAAGAAAACTTACGGAAGTTCAATTTGGACTTATGTGGACCAAGGGTGTTATTTTGCGCAGACAAGTCAATTGATCTTATGTTAAAATCTGGAGCAAGTAATTATGTGGAGTTCAAGAGTATTGATGCCAGTTTTGTTGGTGATGGGAATGGAAAGTTATGGAATGTGCCAGATTCCAGAGCTGCCATATTTAAGGATAAGAGTTTGACTCTGATGGAAAAGAATCAGTTGATGAGGTTTTTCAAGCTGGTGCAAGGGCACTTGGATGCCACAGTGGCGGCGGGTTCTTCTGGAAATGATGGGATTGGGAATAGGAATGATGAAGAGGAAGGTAAGACGAAGATTTCAGATGAGGATTTGGAGAGGCCATTTGTTGAGTACTTGTCAAAAATGCGGTTGCCTCCAAAGATTAGATC GATTATTCTGTATGCTATAGCTATGGCAGATTATGATCAAGATGACATGGGGGTTTGCCAAAATTTGCTCAAGACTAAAGATGGAATAGATCGTTTGGCTCTATACCAGTCATCAGTTGGGAG GTTTACAAATGCTTCCGGGGCCCTAATTTATCCCATTTATGGTCAAGGGGAACTGCCACAAGCCTTTAGCCGCCGCTCTGCTGTCAAAGGTTGCATTTAC GTTCTACGAATGCCAGTGACTGCGTTACTTATGGAAAAG gATAGTGGGAGTTACAAAGGTGTTCGATTGGCTTCTGGCCAGGACATATTTAGCCAGAAGCTGGTTCTGGATCCATCCTTTACACTTGCCTCACCATCAACCTCTCCATCAGATCTTCTGCATGAGAGTTTTAACTTTTTGAGCACCAGAGATGTTAAAGGGAAGGTGGCCAGAGGGATATGCATCACACGAAATTCCTTGAAGCCAGATACGTCAAATCTTCTGGTTGTATACCCCCCTCGAT CCCTGTACCCTGAGCAGATTACATCAATTCGAGCTCTCCAAATAAGTGGCAACTTGGCTGTTTGTCCTTTGGGCAT GTTTGTGCTCTATCTTTCAGCTTTGTGTGATGATGCCATTCAAGGGAAGAGGTTACTACATGCAGCTATGAATGCCCTTCTGACTTTTCCTGATTCTGTAAATTCTGAAAGCAGTTCCACAGTTCAGAGTGAGAATACTGAAGAGAAACCCAGTGTCATTTGGAGCGGGTTGTATATTCAGGAGATGTCTACG GGTCAATTTGATTCTATCAACTTTGCTCCCATGCCCGATGGAAATCTGAATTACAACGATATATTAGATGCAGCTTTGAAG CTCTTTCAGGAGATGTATCCAAATGAAGAAAATTTCTCAGAGACAACTCCACCTGAGAATTCCGAGGATGATATTGAACTCACTCTAGAGACCTAG